The genomic window GGGCCAACGACGACGTGCCCGTCCTCATGCTCACCGCGCGGGGCGCCGAGGCCGACCGCGTCAAGGGGCTCAGCCTGGGCGCGGACGACTACCTGGTGAAACCCTTTTCCGTCCTGGAGCTGGTGGCCCGAATCCGGGCCATCCTGCGCCGGACCCGCGCCGCCGAGCCGCCCAAGGTCCTCACCAGCGGCCCCTACCACTTCGATTTCACCGCCATGACGGCCACCCGGGACGGCAGGAACCTGGAACTCACCAGCCGGGAGATGCGGATCCTGGAAATCCTCGTGACCTACCCCGGCCGCACCCACAGCCGCTCGGACCTGCTGCGCCTGGCGTGGGAAGCCGACGCCCGGCCTTCGCCCCGGACGGTGGACGTGCACGTGGCCAACCTGCGCAAGAAGCTGGGCGACGACGACAAGAACCGCCACATCGCCACCGTGGGCGGCGAGGGCTACCGCTGGACGGACCGGATCAGCCAGGAGCCTGCCTGAGGCTCCGGGCCGACAGGTAGGCCTCCAGCATCGCCACCAGTTCGGCCGACAGGGAACTCTGGTCGATCGCGGGATCCTCCGGATGGGCGGCGAACCGATGCGTCAGCGCCTCCACCGTATGGATGACCACATAGGCGGCATGCTCCAGTGCGGGGTGCCGCACATCGGGATAGGTGCGAAGCAGCCCCGCCAGCGTGCGCGCATACTGATGCTCGGATTCCAGGAGGAGCCGGTGGACATGCTCCGGAAGGGGCGTCTCCTCCAGGAGGATGTGCTGGAGGCGGGGGCGCCGGACATGGACGTCCAGCATTCCGGAGACATAGTCCTCCAGCGATGCGTGCAGGGTATGGTTCTCGGCCAGCATGTGGCCCACCCACTCCCGCATGCGGCGCCGGGTCTCCTCGATGTGGCGTTCCAGCAACGCCACGGCCAGGGCCTCCTTGCTGGGGAAGTACTGGTAGAGGGTCCCGATCGAGACGCCCGCGGCCTCCGCAATGCGGTTGGTGGTTCCCTCCGCGTAGCCCCGCTCCTCGAAAACCTGAGCAGCGGCCGTCAGGACAGCGTCCACGGTGGCCTTCGACCGTCGCTGGACGGGCGACCTCCTTGGTTCCAGGCGGGACTTTGACTTCGCGGTTCGGGAAGCTGCAACGCGAGTATTCATAACCTGAATGTTGACTCAGGATTGGTGAATGGCAAGCAGGACTGCAATGGTGACGCTATGACTTCCCCTCCCCGCCCCCACCGCCCTTCCAGCCTGGACCTCGGCGGCTTCCCTGGCCTCTCGGAGCAGGAGTCGACGCTCCGCATGGAACGCCACGGGCCCAATGAGCTGCCTTCACCGGAAAGGCGGGGGCTCCCGGCCATCGCCTGGGAGGTGGTCCGCGAACCGATGTTCATCATGCTTGTGGCCGCAGGGTCCCTGTACCTGCTGATGGGGGAGCCGGGGGATGCCCTTATGCTCCTCGGCTTCGTCTTCGTGGTCATGGGCATCACCATCGTCCAGGAGAGGCGCACCGAACACGCCCTGGAGGCCCTCCGGGACCTCTCCAGCCCGCGGGCGCTGGTCATCCGGGATGGCGCGCAGCGGCGCATCCCCGGCCGCGAAGTGGTTCCCGGAGATGTCCTGGTGGTGGCCGAAGGGGACCGGATCCCGGCGGACGCCCTCCTTCGCGCCGGGATCAACCTGTCGGTGGACGAGTCCCTGCTGACGGGAGAATCCGTTCCCGTACGCAAGAGGGCCTCGACGGAGGGCAAGGCGCTCGACGTCCCCGGCGGGGACGATCTGCCCTCCCTTTTTTCGGGAACCCTGGTCACCGCGGGTCAGGGCGTGGCGGAAGTGGTGGGAACGGGCCTCCATACGGAACTCGGGAAGCTGGGCAGGGCCCTGCAGCAGGTGGACGTCGAACCCACCTTCCTTCAGAAGGAAACAGGCCGCCTGGTGCGCACGTTCGCCCTGGCCGGCCTGAGCGCCTGCGTCGTGGTCGTGGTCCTCTTCGCCCTCACCCGGGGCGGAGGAGGGCAAGCATGGAGGGAGGGCCTGCTGGCCGGCATCGCGCTGGCGATGGCCATCCTTCCCGAGGAATTCCCGGTCGTCCTTACGGTTTTCATGGCCCTCGGGGCCTGGCGCATCTCCCGGAGCCGGGTCCTCACCCGGCGCATGCCGGCCATCGAGAGCCTCGGAGCGGCCACCGTCCTCTGCGTCGACAAGACGGGCACCCTGACCCTCAATCAGATGACCCTCAAGCGGCTGGATGTGCAGGGTTGCTCCCCGGACCTGACCGGGGACGTTCTACCGGAGCCGGCCCACGAGCTGATGGAATACGCCATCCTCGCCAGCAAGCGGGACCCTTTCGACCCCATGGAGCGCGCCCTCCACGCCGCCGGGAAGAGGTGGCTGATGGAAACGGAGCACCTTCATCCGGACTGGTCCCTGGCGAAGGAATACCCGCTGGCCCCGGACCTGCTGGCCGTAACCCATGCCTGGGACTGCGGCGGGGGCCAGTTCATGGTGGCGACCAAGGGCGCGCCCGAAGCCGTGGTGGACCTCTGTCACCTGCCCGCGGACCAGAAGGCCGGGATCGAGGCCCGCGTGGCGGACCTGGCCTCCAAGGGTCTGCGCGTCCTCGGGGTGGCCCGGGGCCGTTTCAGCTCGGCCGCCCTTCCGGAGGAGCACCACGACCTCACCTTGGAATTCCTGGGCCTCCTCGGACTGGAGGATCCGGTCCGGCCCACGGTCCCTGTGGCGGTGGCCGAGTGCCGCACGGCGGGCATCCGGGTGATCATGATCACCGGGGACTACCCCGCTACCGCCGAAAGCATCGCCCGGCAGGCCGGCATTTCCGATCCCGGGAAGGTCATCACCGGTCCGGAGCTGAACCGGATGAGCGACGAGGTTCTCGCCGAGCGGATCCGGGAGGTCAACGTTTTCGCCCGCGTCGTTCCGGAACAGAAGCTTCGCCTCGTCATCGCCCTCAAGGCCAACCGGGAGGTCGTCGCCATGACGGGGGACGGCGTCAATGATGCCCCTGCCCTCAAGGCGGCCCACATCGGCGTGGCCATGGGAGGCCGCGGAACGGACGTCGCGCGGGAAGCGGCGTCCCTGGTGCTGCTGGACGACGATTTCACCTCCATCGTCGCCGCCGTCAGGCTCGGACGGCGGATCTTCGACAACATCCGCAAGGCGGTGGCCTTCATCTTCGCGGTGCACATCCCCATCGCCGGCCTTTCCATCCTGCCGATCTTCTTCCCGGGATGGCCGCTCCTGCTGTTGCCGGTGCACATCGTCTTCCTGGAACTGGTGATCGACCCTTCCTGCTCGCTGGTCTTCGAAGCGGAAGAGGCCGAGCCCGGCATCATGTCCCGCCCCCCGAGGGATCCCCAGGAACGGCTGTTCAGCCTGAAGTCCGTCGGACTCGCCCTGCTGCAGGGGGCCACCGCCCTGGGCGCCTGCGTGGCCGTCTACCTCCTGGCCCGCCCCGGTCACGGAGACGATGCAGCACGGGCCCTGACCTTCGTCACCCTGGTGGTTTCCTTCCTGGCCATCATCCTGACCAACAGGTCCTGGACGCAGAGCATCCTCGCCAGCCTCGGGAACCCCAACAAGGCCCTCTGGTGGGTGCTGGGCGGCACGATCACCTTCCTGGCCCTGGCGCTCATCCTGCCCGCGAGCCGGCGCCTCTTCCACTTCGCGCCCATCCACGGCCTGGACCTGGGCATGGCATGCGCCGCCGGCTTCGCCAGCATCCTCTGGTTCGAGGTCCTCAAGGTCGTGCGCCGGAGAGCCGCTGTCTAGCTAGAACCCCAGGTCGTCCAGTTCCTGCTTGGCGGTCCTGGCCTCCGGGGTGCCCCGGAAACTGTCCGTGATCTCCTTGAAGGCCTTGATGGCCGCGGGCTTGAGGCCCTGCTTCAGGAGGCACTGGGCGCGCTTGAGCTTGGCGGGAAGGAACTGGTTGGAGCTGGGGAACTCCTTCAGGATCCGCTCGAAGGAGGGCTGGGCCTTGTCGTAGGCCTTCTGGTTGTAGGACGAGAGGCCCAGATAGAAGAGCGCGTCGGGCGTGCGGGGGCTCTGGGGATGGGCCTTGATGAAGAGGGCGAGGCCGTCGGCGGCCAGGGCGTAGTTGCCCCGGTTGTAGTCCAGGACGGCGGAGTTGAAGGCCTTCTCGTCGTCCGAGGCGGCGGCGGGGGGTTCGTCGGCGGGCTGGGGACGGCTTGCGGGGCGCCGGGGCGCTGCTGCGGCGTCGCCCAGGCGGTTGTTGAGCACCCGGGTGCTGTCCTGGAGCTGGCGCATGGTCTCCTGGAGATCGGCCTGGAAGCGCCGGTCCTGGGTGCGGGACACCTCGGAGGCCTGGCGGTCGTCGGCGGCCTTCTTGTTGGCGTCCTCCATCTGGCTGCGCAGCTTGAAGATTTCCACCTTGAGGTCGGTGACCTGGTCCTCGACCTTCTTGAGGCGGTCCTCTGAGGAACATCCGACGCAGAGCAGCAGGCCCGTGAGCGTCAGGGTGGAGAGCATGGCCCGATTCGTCATCGGCACCTCCTGAAAGACAAAGAGCGGAGGAACGTGTCCCTCCGCTCTTGGATGTCACATGGTCGGCTTCCCGCTACTGGAGCTTGAACTCGTCGCGGCGATTCTCGAGCCAGCTCGCCTCGTCCTTGCCGACGACCAGGGGCTTCTCCTTGCCGAAGCTGATGGTCGTGAGGCGGTCGGAAGCGACGCCGAGGCCCACCAGGTAGGCCTGGGCCGCATGGGAGCGGCGCTCGCCCAGGGCGAGGTTGTACTCCACGGTGCCGCGCTCGTCGCAGTGGCCCGCGATCTGGACCTTGGCCTGGGGATAGGCCTTCATGAAGTCGGCGATGGCCTGCAGCTTGGCCTTGTCGGCTTCGCGGATGTCGGACTTGTCGAAGGCGAAGTTGATGTTCTTGAGGGCTGCGGCGGCGGCGCGCTGGTAGGCGGCGGCCTTCTCGGCCTCGGCGGCGGCGGCGGCCTTGCGGGCGGCCTCGGCCTCCGCTTCGGCCTTGCGGCGGGCGGCTTCTTCAGCAGCGCGCTTCTGGGCGTCGATCTCTTCCTGGGTCGGGCCGGTGGCGACCGGGGCCTTGGGCTGCTCGACCGGAGCAGGGGCGGGCTTCTTGCAGGCCACGCCGATCCCCAGGGTCAGGACCACAGAAAGAGGAATGAGGTTTCGAACGAAGCGCATGATAGGTTCCTCCAACACGCATTAAGTTTAACGCGACCCGGAACATCCGGGCACGAAATATTTCCTTATCTGGACCGCGTCCATTTAGGGCTTTGACAACCATCAAATGCAGTGAGCTTTCTTAGCGTGTTGCCGGAAAGGTCGGTGGTGTACAGCTGCATACCCCCCCGGCTTCCGCTGGTGAACACGATCCGCCGTTCATCCGGGGACCAGGACGGGGATTCCGAACTGGCCACTCCGGTGGTGATTTGATAAGACTTCCCATCTCCCAGCTTGTAGACGAAAAGATCGAATTTTCCTTCGAAACGGGAGACGTAGGCGACCATGGAGCCCGAGGGGCTCCAGGCGGGGCTGCCGTTGTAGGTGCCCTCCCGGGTCAGGCGGCGGACGTTGGAGCCGTCCTCCTCCATCAGGTAGACCTGGGGGCCTCCCTCGCGGTCCGAGGTGAAGGCCATCTGGGTCCCCGCGGGGTTCCAGGAGGGGTCCGTGTTGATGCAGTTGCTGTCCGTGACGCGCCGGACCTTCCCGGTGGCGACTTCCAGCACGACGATGTCCGTGTTGCCGCGCCGGTCGCCCTGCACCAGGGCCAGGCGCTTGCCGTCCGGGGACCACACGGGGCAGAAGCAGTGCCCCTCGACCTTGCCGGCCACGGGATAGAGCCGCACATGGGGCCCGCCCGCGACCTTCTGGCCCCAGATCTCGGGGGCGCCGCCCTTGTAGGTGACGTAGGCGACCCGGCCGTCCGGGGCCACGGTGGGCGAGATGGTGAGGCTCTTGTAGCTGGTGATGGGCATGAGGTTCGCCCCATCCCGGTCCATCTGGTAGATCTCCTTGATGCCGGGGCTCAGCTGCCGCACGAAGACGACGGAGGTGGAGGCCACCCCGGCCTGCCCCGTCAGCCTGGACATGAGGTCGTCGGAGAGCTTGTGGGCCATGCGCCTGAGCGCGGCCTCCCTGCCCGTGTACCGCTTGCTGAAGACGGCGGTGCGGGCCTTCTTGTCCTGGGCGGCCTTGACGTCCACCACCTGGGCCACCACCTCCACGGAGCCGTCCGCGGCCCGCGTCAGCGTGGTGGTGAGGAGCCACTCGGTGCCCGCGTCCGCCCAGCCCTTGTAGCTGGAGGCGTCGGTTCCGGCGGGATGGGCGCCCTTGATGACGGCGAAGGGTCCCGCCTCGTCCAGATCCTTGATCAGGACCTCGTGGAAGTCCCCGGTGGCCTTGGCTTCGGCGAGGCCGGTGACCTGGGGCCGGGGGACGGCGATGCCGAGCTTGGAGCCGGCGGAAGCCTCCAGCACCACTTCCTGGCCCTGCTGGGCCTGGCCCCATGCGACCGGGGAGAACACCAGCCCCAGGCCGAGAATCACCCGCGAAACCACGTTTCCAATCGAGCCAGAACAGGTCATGCCCCCACTATACCCCCACATTCCGCGAGTTACGGCGCAAATTTGCACATTGCTCCCCTATTTGAACTCATAACTATAGTTGTGGCGCGCCAGAACCCAGCAGCGACACCAGCCGGAGATTGGCAGCGGGCATGGGCAGGCGCGCCATTTCCCCAGGGGCGAACCAGCCCCAGGCCAACTGCGCATCCAGGGGCATCGGGCCTTCGCAGAGGAACAGGTGGAGCTCCACCCTGAAGCCGCCGTAGTCGTGCTCCACGGCCCCCAGGGGTTCGGCGCGCTCCGGCGTCCATTCCAGCTCCTCCCGCAGTTCCCGCAGCAGCGCGGCCTCCAGGGTCTCGGCAGGCTCCGCCTTGCCTCCGGGGAATTCCCAGAGCCCGGGAAAGCGCGCCGATTCCAGGTCCCTTCGCTGCAGGAAGAACCTGCCGCCGCGGCGGATCGCCCCGACGGCCACGCGCACGGGGATCACGCCCCGGGCCCCGCGAGGAAGGCCAGCCGCTCGGCGTAGCGCGAACGCAGGGCCTCGATCCACTCCAGCTTCAGGCGCGCGTAGGCCGGGCGCAGCGCGGACTCCACCCAGGCCTGGAGCTCGGCGACGGATGCGCAGGCCTCCATCGCCTCGGCCAGGGGGGCGCGCAGGCCCTCCTCCGGGCGCTGCAGCGCGGCCACCGGCGCGTAGCTGATGCGGTGGATGCGGGAGGGGCCCAGCTCGGCCAGGGCCTTGCGGTGGACGGGGGTCCCGTAGCCCTTGTGCCGGCCGAATCCGTAGCCCGGCAGGGACGCGTCCATTCCGGCCATGAGCGCGTCCCGGTGGGTCTTGGCGAGGATGGAGGCGCAGGCGATGGCGCAGCTCAGGGCGTCGCCGTCCACCACGAGGCGCTCCGCCAGGCCCGTGCGGGGGGCGCGGTTGCCGTCCACCAGGAGGATGCGCGGCTTGAGTTCGCACTGGGAGACCGCCTGGCGCATGGCCAGGAGGGAGGCCTCCAGGATGTTCTCGCGGTCGATGGCCATGTTGTCCACCTCGGCCACCGCCCAGCAGGGCAGGATCATCTTCAGCTCGGAAGCCATGGCGGCCCGCTTCTCGGGCGGGACCAGCTTGCTGTCCCTGGCTTCGCGCAGCACGTGGCCCCAGCGGGCCGCGGCCTCCCGGTCCAGGACGGCGCAGGCCGCCACCACGGGCCCGGCCCAGGCGCCCCGGCCGGCCTCGTCCACGCCGCCCCAGGGGATGCCCCCGGGGAGGTTGCCCAGGTCCCAGTCCAGCGGGTTCATGCGCGCCGCACCGGGAAGGGCTGGCCGGTCCAGGCCTGGAAGGCGGCCTTCTGGGCCGGGGTCGCCTTCAGGTCGGCCGTGATGTGGACGACGCGCTGGGGATTCTCGGCCAGGGTCAGGAGGTAGGTCTCCACGCGGCCGCGCTCCGCGGCCAGGATCCGCACCTGGTCGCCGGGGCCGGCGTCGCCCAGGCGGCCCTGAACCTCCTGGGCCGAAGCCGTGCGCCAGCCGTCCACCGCGAGGATCTCCATGCCGTAGCCCAGGCCCCCCTTGGCCGCGGGGGAGCCGGGGACGACGTTCTGCACGACGGGGGCGCCGGGCTGGAACGTGAGTCCGGCCCAGACGCGGGCCCGGCGCAGGGCGTCGGGATCCTCGGCCTCGGCGCCCGGCAGGGCCTCCCAGGGAGCGCGGGCGTTCAGCCTGATGCCGTACGCCTTCTCGATGCCGGCCGCGTCGAGCGGCGCCCGGCCCTGGATATGGGCGCTCCAGAAGGCCTGGGGATCCTTCCCCGTGAGGTCCTGGAAGGCCCTGCGCACGTCGGGGTCGGTGACGTGGCCGTCGCCGTGGCGCTCCCAGAGGAGCGCGAACAGCCCGTCCAGCCCCTTGGCGCCCCCGGTGGCCAGGCGAAGCTCGGCGTCCATCATCCAGCCGACCATCGCGCCCATGTCGTAGTAGCTCACGGTGCTGTTGGGGGAGAACTCCGTGGGCTTGTAGTGGCGGATCCAGGCGTCGAAGCTGGCCTCCTCGAGGCTCTGCTCCAGGCGCCCGGGCCGGGTGGTGTTGTCGGTCCAGGATGCGGCGAGCTTCCGGGAGACCCAGGACCAGGGCGCCACGCCAGCCTTCAGCACCAGGTCGTACTGGATGAAGCTGGTGAACCCCTCGTGGAACCACAGGAGGCGCGTGGGGTTCTCCGCCAGGTAGTCGAAGGGGCCCAGCGCCGCGTCCCGCATCCGCTTGACGTTCCATACGTGGAAGAACTCGTGGGCGATGAGGGTGTAGAGGTCGTAGTACCCGTCGGCCCTCTCCAGCTGCTGGGGGTCGGCCAGGAGGGAGGTGCAGTCCCGGTGCTCCAGCCCGCCCCGGATCCTGGGGCAGAACGTGAGGAGGAAGAGGTAGCGCCGGAAGGGGAACCCCCCGAAGATGCGCGCCGCGGCGCCCACGATGGCCTCGGTGCCCTCCACGATGCGGGCCTCGTCCCCGGGGTGCTGGCCGGTGATGGCCACCTGGAACTCGCAGCCCCGGGAGCGGAAGGTGTGCATGCGGAAGGTGCCCAGCTCGAAGGGCGAGTCCACCAGGGTGTCGTGGTCCTCGGCGAGGTAGCTCCCCTCCCGCCGGGGCAGGATGGTGGCCACGCGCCATCCCTTGGGCCAGCCTTCGAAGCGCACCTCGCAGGGCCGCGAAGGCTGCCCCTCGAGATAGAGGAAGGTGGCCGCGCCCACCAGGTGGGCATGGAGCGCGTCCACGTGGTTGGTGCGCACGGTCAGGTCGTTGCAGAACAGGCGGTAGGTCACCTTCAGGCCGCGCGGGGAGCCCTCCACGCTCCAGCGCTGCTTGTCCAGCTTGCGGAAGGGGCTGGGCTGGCCCGCGCCGTCCACCACCTCGAGCCGGTCCAGGAACCGCGCGTAGTCGCGCACCAGGTAGGAACCCGGCGTCCAGGCCGGGAGGGCCAGGACGGCGCCGCCCTCCACCGCCTCCGCGGGAAAGTTGAGCTCCACTTCGATCTCGTGCATGGAGAGGCTGATGGGACGGATGGTGGCCAGCACCGGCTCCGGGAGGATCTGTTTCACGGCCATGCTCGCTCCAGTCAAAGATCGCCAAGTTCCAGGAAGACATCCTTCCAGCCCTGGGGCAGGGCCGCGGCGTCCCGCTCGATGGTCGCGGCGTCGCCCCGGACGAAGGGGCCGGTGCGGCCCGCGGCGCCGTGGGCCTCCACGTTGCGCAGCGTGGCCTCGGCCAGGGGGGCCAGGCCCCGTCCCGGCAGCGCCACGCCCTGGCGCGCCAGCAGTTCCCGGGCGCCGAGCCACAGGGTGGCGGCGTGACCCGAGGCCAGGACCGCGCACGCGTGGTACAGGGGCTTGAGGTCCGCGGGCAGGACGAAGGGCGAGAAGCCCAGGTCCGTGAAGGCCGCCACGAGGCCTACCGGGACGTCGCCGGTGAGGGCCAGGGGGGTGCCCCGCCAGTCGGCGGCGGCGCCGCCGAAGCTGGTGAGGGGGTGCGCGCTGGGGACGCCGTCCAGGTGCAGGCTCCCCGAAAGATGGACGCAGCGGCCGGGGAACTGCCGGGCCAGGGCTTCCACGGCCCCGTCGGGGACCGCCAGCAGCACCGGGCCCTCGGGCCTCGCGGTGCCCGGCAGCAGCGCCACCCGGTCCCCCCAGGCCTCCGCCAGGGCCCGACCCGCGCGCCCCCGGCCGAGGATGGTGAAGGATGTCCAGGCTTCCATGCCCCTAGAGTATCCCAATGGCCGCCAATGGCAGAGAATGGTCCGGTGACCTGGCCCCTTCCCCCCGACATGCCCTGGCCCCAGTTCCTCCGGCGCCTTCGGCACCCCGCCCCTCCCCCCGGGTGGCTCGAGGCGGCCGCGGAGCTGGACGAGGTGCGCCGGCGGCCCCTCCTGCTGCGGTGGATCGCCCAGCACCCCCGCATCGGCGCCCACCTGCGGGCGCGCCTGCTGCCCACCCTCCCCTGGCGGGCGCTGGCCAGCATCGCCCAGGACGCCTCGGCCCACCCCCAGGCCCGCCAGCATGCCACGGAGCGCCTCAACGCCCTGTGGCCCGGCCTCACCATGGGCGAGCGCCGCAGCCTGGCCATGGCCGCGCCCCGGCAACTGTGGCCGCAGATCTGGCGTAACCGCGACCGCCGCGTGCTGGAGGCCTTCCTGCAGCACCCGCGGCTGGGCGCGGAGAACCTGGAGGCCCTGATCCAGCCTCCCCTCACCGCCCCCCAGGCCGAGGCGCTGCAGGCCTCACGGTGGCTGGAGATGGTGCCGGTGGCCCATCAGGTGCTGGTGGCCCTGGACCGGGGGCTGGAGAACCCGGACTCGGGGCTGGTCCTCGGCATGGCGTCGCCCTGGATCAAGGCCTTGCCGGAGGAGGAGCGGCTGCTGGTCGCCGCGCGCATGGTCAATCCGGCCCTTCGCCGCATGGTGCGCGCCTGGGCTTCGCCGCGGCTGGAGGAGCAGGACTAAGTGGTAACAAAACCATTGTTTGTCGCCGGGGATTGGTGGGCTTTATCTCCTTCATCCCAACCAGTCGGGTAGGCCGGGGGCGCAAGCTCCCCGGCCTACCCGACTGATTGCGATGAACGAGGATGGGGCCGTGGATTGCTACTGCACCCGCGCGAGCACCTCGGAGCAGCACCGCTCGATCCCCGTCCAGACGTCCGAGATGCGGGCGTCGTCGTACATGTAGGCGGGGGTCGTCACCAGCTTCAGGCCCTCGTCGATGACGATCTCGCGCGCGGAGGGCACCGCCTTGTGGGTGACGCCCAGCTTCCCGACGGCGCCGGCGACGCCCTCCCCCGAGCCCAGGGTCAGCGTCCCCTTGCGGCCCAGGGCCGACAGCACCATGGCCACCAGGGCCGGCGCGATGCAGATGGCGCCCACGGGCTTGCAGGCCTCGAAGAACGCCGAGGCGAACTTCAGGACGTCGGGGCGCACCGTTCCGGCCGCGCCCTCCCTCGCGAAGGTGCAGAAGTTCTTGGCGACGCCGGCGCCCCCGGGCAGGAGAAGCGCGTCGAACTGCGCAGGGTCCGCCTTGGCCAGGTCCATGCACTTGCCCACGCGGGCGATGCGGGAGGCCTCCTCCAGGACGTTGCGCACGGCGTCCTTGCGGGTTCCGGTGCGGTGGTCCACCACCTCCGCCTGGGGAGCGTCCGGGGCGAAGCACGTGACCCGGGCCCCGTGCTGGTCCAGGGCCAGCAGGGTGAAGACCGCCTCCCGGATCTCCGCGCCGTCCACGTGGCCGCATCCGGAGAGAAGCACTGCGACGTTGGGAACCTTGGCCATGACCGCCTCCTGTATCCTCTATCCATGATATCCAGACGCCTCCCCGGCTCGTTCGAGTCCAATCCCCTTTCCCGGGAGATCGCCGCGTTCCGCCGGGAGGGGCGCCCCTTCCTGGACCTCACCTCCTCCAACCCCACCCGCTGCGGGGTCCCCTACCCGGAGGCGGAGATCCTGGCGGCGCTGTCCTCGCCCGCGGTCCTTTCGTACGACCCGGACCCCCGGGGTCCGGCCCGGGCCCGGGAGGCGGTGGCGGCCTGGCACGGCCTGGACCCCGGGGACCTGGTGCTCACGGCCTCCACCTCCGAGGCCTACTCCTGGCTCTTCAAGCTGCTGTGCGACCCCGGGGACGATGTCCTGGTGCCCTCGCCCAGCTACCCCCTCTTCCACTGGCTGGCGGCCCTGGAGGGCGTGGAGGCCCGGCAGGTGCCGGCCCTGCGCTCGGACCGGTGGGACCTGGACTTCCAGGCCCTGGCCGGGGCCGTGACCCCCCGCACCCGGGCCGTGGTGGTGGTGAACCCCAACAACCCCACGGGCCAGTTCCTGTCCCGGGGGGAGTGGCGGGAGCTCCTGGCCTTCTGCGCCGCGCGGGGCCTCGCGCTCCTGGTGGACGAGGTGTTCGCGGACTACGCCCTGGAGCCTGCCCCGGACCACCTCCCCAGCGCCCTTGCGGAGGCGGACCCGCCCTGCCCCCTCTTCGTGCTTTCGGGCCTCAGCAAGATCGCGGCCCTGCCCCAGGTGAAGCTGGGCTGGATCGCCGCCCGGGGCGGACCCGCCCGGGCCTGCCTGGAGCCCCTGGCCTTCATCGCCGACCAGTACCTGTCCGTGTCCGCCCCGGCCCTGGCCGCCGCCGGCGCCCTCCTGGGCCTTGCGAAGGGCATCCAGGCCGGGCTCCTGGCGCGCCTGAGGTCGAACCTGGCCGCCCTGGACGCGGAACTCGCCCGGCGCCCCTCCCTCGGCAGGGCCCGGGTGGAGGGGGGTTGGTCGGCCATCCTCCGCGTACCCGCCCTGGAACCGGGAGACGACCTGGCCCTGCGCATCCTCCGGGACGCGGGGGTGCTCCTCCACCCCGGGCACTTCTTCGACCTGCCGGGGGACGGGCACCTGGTGTGCAGCCTCCTGCCCGCGGAATTCCCAGAGGGCATCGCGAGGGTGGGGGAAATTCTCGACGGCGTCCGCCCGGAATGATTATTTTTTAATTATTTACCTGAGGCCATGCGGGCCAGGGTGCGCATGCCGGGGGCCAGGCCCTCCCGCAGCGTCCGGCCCCGGGTGAGGGCATAGAACCATGAAAGCAGGCCGGTTATCTCGATGGAATGGGTCATGCGCGTGCCCAGGTCGCAGGCCTCCTGCGCGTGGGTGTGGTGGATCTCGGCCAGGGGCAGCTTCACCAGGGCCGTGAACGAGGCCTGCTCCTCCACCCGGGCCAGGCGGAAGGTGCGGGAGCCCTCGCCCCGGAGCTTCATGCGCCCCAGGGTCCCCGAGGAGAAGGGGCCCGAAAGCTCGGCGTAGGTGATGCCCGTGTCCCACTGGGGCCAGGCGGATAC from Geothrix sp. 21YS21S-2 includes these protein-coding regions:
- the elbB gene encoding isoprenoid biosynthesis glyoxalase ElbB, which produces MAKVPNVAVLLSGCGHVDGAEIREAVFTLLALDQHGARVTCFAPDAPQAEVVDHRTGTRKDAVRNVLEEASRIARVGKCMDLAKADPAQFDALLLPGGAGVAKNFCTFAREGAAGTVRPDVLKFASAFFEACKPVGAICIAPALVAMVLSALGRKGTLTLGSGEGVAGAVGKLGVTHKAVPSAREIVIDEGLKLVTTPAYMYDDARISDVWTGIERCCSEVLARVQ
- a CDS encoding pyridoxal phosphate-dependent aminotransferase, which produces MISRRLPGSFESNPLSREIAAFRREGRPFLDLTSSNPTRCGVPYPEAEILAALSSPAVLSYDPDPRGPARAREAVAAWHGLDPGDLVLTASTSEAYSWLFKLLCDPGDDVLVPSPSYPLFHWLAALEGVEARQVPALRSDRWDLDFQALAGAVTPRTRAVVVVNPNNPTGQFLSRGEWRELLAFCAARGLALLVDEVFADYALEPAPDHLPSALAEADPPCPLFVLSGLSKIAALPQVKLGWIAARGGPARACLEPLAFIADQYLSVSAPALAAAGALLGLAKGIQAGLLARLRSNLAALDAELARRPSLGRARVEGGWSAILRVPALEPGDDLALRILRDAGVLLHPGHFFDLPGDGHLVCSLLPAEFPEGIARVGEILDGVRPE
- a CDS encoding M61 family metallopeptidase, whose translation is MAVKQILPEPVLATIRPISLSMHEIEVELNFPAEAVEGGAVLALPAWTPGSYLVRDYARFLDRLEVVDGAGQPSPFRKLDKQRWSVEGSPRGLKVTYRLFCNDLTVRTNHVDALHAHLVGAATFLYLEGQPSRPCEVRFEGWPKGWRVATILPRREGSYLAEDHDTLVDSPFELGTFRMHTFRSRGCEFQVAITGQHPGDEARIVEGTEAIVGAAARIFGGFPFRRYLFLLTFCPRIRGGLEHRDCTSLLADPQQLERADGYYDLYTLIAHEFFHVWNVKRMRDAALGPFDYLAENPTRLLWFHEGFTSFIQYDLVLKAGVAPWSWVSRKLAASWTDNTTRPGRLEQSLEEASFDAWIRHYKPTEFSPNSTVSYYDMGAMVGWMMDAELRLATGGAKGLDGLFALLWERHGDGHVTDPDVRRAFQDLTGKDPQAFWSAHIQGRAPLDAAGIEKAYGIRLNARAPWEALPGAEAEDPDALRRARVWAGLTFQPGAPVVQNVVPGSPAAKGGLGYGMEILAVDGWRTASAQEVQGRLGDAGPGDQVRILAAERGRVETYLLTLAENPQRVVHITADLKATPAQKAAFQAWTGQPFPVRRA
- a CDS encoding DUF2520 domain-containing protein, which produces MEAWTSFTILGRGRAGRALAEAWGDRVALLPGTARPEGPVLLAVPDGAVEALARQFPGRCVHLSGSLHLDGVPSAHPLTSFGGAAADWRGTPLALTGDVPVGLVAAFTDLGFSPFVLPADLKPLYHACAVLASGHAATLWLGARELLARQGVALPGRGLAPLAEATLRNVEAHGAAGRTGPFVRGDAATIERDAAALPQGWKDVFLELGDL